The following are encoded in a window of Kogia breviceps isolate mKogBre1 chromosome 12, mKogBre1 haplotype 1, whole genome shotgun sequence genomic DNA:
- the TUBA1A gene encoding tubulin alpha-1A chain: MRECISIHVGQAGVQIGNACWELYCLEHGIQPDGQMPSDKTIGGGDDSFNTFFSETGAGKHVPRAVFVDLEPTVIDEVRTGTYRQLFHPEQLITGKEDAANNYARGHYTIGKEIIDLVLDRIRKLADQCTGLQGFLVFHSFGGGTGSGFTSLLMERLSVDYGKKSKLEFSIYPAPQVSTAVVEPYNSILTTHTTLEHSDCAFMVDNEAIYDICRRNLDIERPTYTNLNRLIGQIVSSITASLRFDGALNVDLTEFQTNLVPYPRIHFPLATYAPVISAEKAYHEQLSVAEITNACFEPANQMVKCDPRHGKYMACCLLYRGDVVPKDVNAAIATIKTKRTIQFVDWCPTGFKVGINYQPPTVVPGGDLAKVQRAVCMLSNTTAIAEAWARLDHKFDLMYAKRAFVHWYVGEGMEEGEFSEAREDMAALEKDYEEVGVDSVEGEGEEEGEEY; this comes from the exons ATG CGTGAGTGCATCTCCATCCACGTTGGCCAGGCTGGTGTCCAGATCGGCAATGCCTGCTGGGAGCTCTACTGCCTGGAACACGGCATCCAGCCTGATGGCCAGATGCCAAGTGACAAGACTATCGGGGGAGGAGATGACTCCTTCAACACCTTCTTCAGTGAGACAGGCGCTGGCAAACATGTGCCCAGGGCAGTGTTTGTAGACCTGGAACCCACGGTCATTG ATGAAGTTCGCACTGGCACCTACCGCCAGCTCTTCCACCCTGAGCAGCTCATCACAGGCAAGGAAGATGCTGCCAATAACTATGCCCGAGGTCACTACACCATTGGCAAGGAGATCATTGACCTCGTCTTGGACCGAATTCGGAAACTG GCTGACCAGTGCACAGGTCTTCAGGGCTTCTTGGTTTTCCACAGCTTTGGCGGGGGAACTGGTTCCGGGTTCACCTCCCTGCTGATGGAACGTCTCTCTGTCGATTATGGCAAGAAGTCCAAGCTGGAGTTCTCCATTTACCCAGCCCCTCAGGTTTCCACAGCTGTAGTTGAGCCCTACAACTCCATCCTCACCACCCACACCACCCTGGAGCACTCTGATTGTGCCTTCATGGTAGACAATGAGGCCATCTATGACATCTGTCGTAGAAACCTTGATATTGAGCGCCCAACATATACTAACCTGAATAGGTTGATAGGTCAAATTGTGTCCTCCATCACTGCTTCCCTGCGATTTGATGGAGCCCTGAATGTTGATCTGACAGAATTCCAGACCAACCTGGTGCCCTATCCTCGCATCCACTTCCCTCTGGCCACATATGCCCCTGTCATCTCTGCTGAGAAAGCCTACCATGAACAGCTTTCTGTAGCAGAGATCACCAATGCTTGCTTTGAGCCAGCCAACCAGATGGTGAAATGCGACCCTCGCCATGGTAAATACATGGCCTGCTGCCTGTTGTACCGTGGCGATGTGGTTCCCAAAGATGTCAATGCTGCCATTGCCACCATCAAGACCAAGCGTACCATCCAGTTTGTGGACTGGTGCCCCACTGGCTTCAAAGTTGGCATTAATTACCAGCCTCCCACTGTGGTACCTGGTGGAGACCTGGCCAAAGTACAGCGAGCTGTGTGCATGCTGAGCAACACCACAGCCATCGCTGAGGCCTGGGCTCGCCTGGACCACAAGTTTGACCTGATGTATGCCAAGCGTGCCTTTGTTCACTGGTACGTGGGTGAGGGCATGGAGGAAGGAGAGTTTTCTGAGGCCCGTGAGGACATGGCTGCCCTTGAGAAGGATTATGAGGAGGTTGGTGTGGATTCTgttgaaggagagggagaggaagaaggagaggaatACTAA